One window from the genome of Nicotiana tomentosiformis chromosome 5, ASM39032v3, whole genome shotgun sequence encodes:
- the LOC138891979 gene encoding uncharacterized protein: MHYSDRLAYSSPPTPISAPPLQSYQGGYSGRQGNSQHQSSRAIVPTPVATLPTQSARGRGQAARGRGQAVRGGGQAVRGGDQPARGRPKDVVQGGGAQPRCYAFPAIHEAESSDVVITGTVSVCSKDASILFDLGSTYSSVSSYLASYLIVPHDSLSALVYVSIPVGDAIVVDRVYRSCVVTIWSLEIRVDLLLLEIVDFDVILGMDWLSPYHAILYCHAKVVTLALQGLPRLEWRENLGNSGSRVISYVKGSAYGREGVSSFFGLCPRF, encoded by the exons atgcattattctgacCGGCTAGCCTATAGTtcaccaccaactcctattagtgcacctccactccagagttatcagggtggttattcaggtcgacagg gcaactcacagcatcagagttctcgtgccatagttccgACACCAGTTGCTACATTACCTACTCAgtcagccagaggcaggggtcaggcagccagaggtaggggccaggcagttagaggtggaggtcaggccgttagaggtggagaccagccagctagaggtcgtcccaagGACGTAGTTcaaggtggtggggcccagccccggtgttatgctttcccagccatacatgaggctgagtcatctgacgttgttatcacaggtactgtttcagtttgcagtaaagatgcttcaattctatttgatctgggatctacttactcctctGTGTCATCCTATCTTGCTTCCTATTTGATTGttccccatgattctttgagtgctcttgtgtatgtgtccataccagtgggagatgctattgttgtagatcgtgtttatcgttcatgtgtggtcaccatttgGAGTCTTGAGattcgtgtagatcttctacttcttgagatagttgattttgatgtcatactgggtatggattggctgtcaccttatcatgctatattatatTGTCATGCCAAggtggtgaccttagccttgcagggtttgcctcgattagagtggagagagaatcttggcaatTCTggcagcagggttatctcttatgtgaaaggctcggcatatggtcgagaggGGGTGTCTAGCTTTTTTGGCTTATGTCCtcgattctag
- the LOC138891981 gene encoding B3 domain-containing protein At5g26805-like, with translation MAEEKPLITMKKTFFYKFIPSKAEEEACKTSNTEYIPTRKLIEIRDIYSAPKIDLKNPWQIKKRITRDEVVFGKLVIPFFDTFEYILRYWNLSKAKSLVNGVGIFVILWDVTEENDPKIYESGSICFEMMCNDDYSLLCMPLFNDRGLAVGNEIGIYWDPRCSSFMFKLLSQVRV, from the coding sequence ATGGCTGAAGAAAAACCTCTGATTACAATGAAAAAGACATTCTTTTACAAATTCATACCATCAAAAGCTGAAGAAGAAGCATGCAAAACTAGCAACACCGAATATATACCGACTCGTAAACTAATAGAGATAAGAGACATATACTCTGCCCCAAAAATTGATCTGAAAAACCCATGGCAAATCAAGAAAAGGATTACCCGCGATGAAGTTGTTTTTGGAAAGCTAGTGATTCCATTTTTCGACACGTTTGAGTACATTCTTCGTTACTGGAATTTGAGCAAGGCCAAAAGTTTGGTGAATGGGGTCGGTATTTTTGTTATCTTGTGGGATGTAACTGAGGAGAATGACCCTAAGATATATGAAAGTGGAAGTATTTGCTTTGAGATGATGTGTAATGATGACTATTCTCTATTGTGCATGCCATTGTTCAATGATCGTGGATTGGCTGTTGGTAATGAAATTGGGATATATTGGGATCCTAGGTGTTCAAGTTTTATGTTCAAATTACTTTCTCAGGTTCGTGTTTAG